One Luteimonas sp. MC1825 DNA segment encodes these proteins:
- the fmt gene encoding methionyl-tRNA formyltransferase produces MRIVFAGTPAFAVPALRAACARGEVVAVYTQPDRPAGRGRGVQASPVKREALERGIPVLQPDSLRNLLARDTLRALKPDLMVVVAYGLLLPQKILDIPALGCWNVHASLLPRWRGAAPIQRAIEAGDAETGVCLMQMEKGLDTGPVLLSQTLDIGEDETGGQLHDRLSGLGAQVLSDGLGLLRAGMRPVAQPQPVAGVTYAHKLDKAEARLDWSQPADVLARKVRAFNPWPMAEATLAGERLRIHGAVALALEHGVAPGRVLAAGRDGIDVSCGDGALRIRVLQREGGRAITAADFLNARRDLAP; encoded by the coding sequence GTGCGCATCGTTTTCGCCGGCACCCCGGCCTTCGCGGTGCCCGCGCTGCGCGCGGCCTGCGCCCGCGGCGAGGTGGTGGCGGTGTACACGCAGCCCGACCGGCCCGCCGGTCGCGGCCGCGGCGTGCAGGCCTCGCCGGTCAAGCGCGAGGCGCTGGAGCGCGGGATACCCGTGCTGCAGCCGGATTCGCTGAGAAACCTGCTGGCGCGCGACACGCTGCGCGCGCTGAAGCCCGATCTCATGGTCGTCGTCGCCTACGGCCTGCTGCTGCCGCAGAAGATCCTCGACATCCCGGCGCTCGGCTGCTGGAACGTGCACGCCTCGCTGCTGCCACGCTGGCGCGGCGCGGCGCCGATCCAGCGTGCGATCGAAGCCGGCGACGCCGAGACCGGTGTGTGCCTGATGCAGATGGAGAAGGGCCTCGACACCGGTCCGGTGCTGCTGTCGCAGACGCTGGACATCGGCGAGGACGAGACCGGTGGTCAGCTGCACGATCGCCTGTCCGGACTCGGCGCGCAGGTGCTGTCCGACGGACTCGGCCTGCTGCGCGCCGGCATGCGCCCGGTGGCGCAGCCGCAGCCCGTCGCCGGCGTCACCTATGCGCACAAGCTCGACAAGGCCGAGGCGCGCCTCGACTGGTCTCAGCCGGCGGACGTGCTGGCGCGCAAGGTGCGTGCGTTCAACCCCTGGCCGATGGCCGAGGCCACGCTGGCCGGCGAGCGCCTGCGCATCCACGGCGCGGTCGCGCTCGCGCTGGAGCACGGCGTCGCCCCCGGCCGCGTGCTCGCCGCCGGCCGTGACGGCATCGATGTCTCCTGCGGCGACGGCGCGCTGCGCATCCGCGTGCTGCAGCGCGAAGGCGGCCGCGCGATCACCGCCGCCGATTTCCTCAACGCCCGCCGCGACCTCGCGCCATGA
- the def gene encoding peptide deformylase, with translation MSLIPILELPHPHLRKVAADVGADRTGDAAFQRLLDDMFETMYAAPGIGLASTQVDVHERFMIVDVTDGHEQPLVFINPVIRKRSAELRVHQEGCLSIPGIFADVTRADGIEVEALDRHGKPFVLAVDGLLATCVQHEVDHLDGKLFIDHLSPLKRERALKKYDKLRRQGD, from the coding sequence ATGTCCCTGATCCCGATCCTCGAACTCCCGCATCCGCACCTGCGCAAGGTCGCCGCCGACGTCGGCGCGGACCGCACCGGCGACGCCGCATTCCAGCGCCTGCTCGACGACATGTTCGAGACCATGTATGCCGCGCCGGGCATCGGCCTGGCATCCACGCAGGTCGACGTGCACGAGCGTTTCATGATCGTCGATGTCACCGATGGCCACGAACAGCCGCTGGTGTTCATCAATCCGGTGATCCGCAAGCGCTCGGCGGAACTGCGCGTGCACCAGGAAGGCTGCCTGTCGATCCCGGGCATCTTCGCCGATGTCACGCGCGCCGACGGCATCGAAGTGGAAGCGCTCGACCGCCATGGCAAGCCGTTCGTGCTGGCGGTCGACGGCCTGCTCGCGACCTGCGTGCAGCACGAGGTCGACCACCTCGACGGCAAGCTGTTCATCGACCACCTCTCGCCGCTCAAGCGCGAACGCGCGCTGAAGAAGTACGACAAGCTCCGCCGGCAGGGCGACTGA
- a CDS encoding LysM domain-containing protein — translation MLTVTTFAAAQGLRGDHPDTYVVQRGDTLWDIAGQFLQKPWLWPEIWQANPQIRNPHLIYPGDVISLAYLNRVGLTAGPRTEGAPINAIPLSEVEPFLKDLRIVDGFDHMPYVVGLEEDRLRASRGQVAYVKGLAGASPGARYTVLRPTVRYTHLLRAGLCCDTFGRDDLDATGRHQVDWGRYWANVVMPDKGQEVLGHELMRVTAGTVTRGEVDGIQASTLLLDEEGREVRIGDRLVPVDVQPYDLQFFPHPPAQQTAYGKARVLAVTDMLTSGGPRDVVALSVGAREGVDNGTVFSIWREGTNTIDRVHKGLDRDEDTVFFENKVRLPDEFSGHVMVFRTFDRVSYGLVMDSIKPSRVGYHLKHPDATH, via the coding sequence ATGCTCACAGTGACCACGTTCGCGGCAGCCCAGGGGCTGCGTGGCGACCACCCGGACACGTATGTCGTGCAGCGTGGTGACACGCTCTGGGACATCGCGGGGCAGTTCCTGCAGAAGCCCTGGCTGTGGCCGGAGATCTGGCAGGCCAATCCGCAGATCCGCAATCCGCACCTCATCTATCCGGGTGACGTGATCAGCCTGGCGTACCTCAACCGCGTCGGCCTCACCGCCGGCCCGCGGACCGAAGGCGCGCCTATCAACGCCATCCCGCTGTCCGAGGTCGAGCCGTTCCTCAAGGACCTGCGCATCGTCGACGGCTTCGACCACATGCCCTACGTGGTCGGCCTCGAGGAAGACCGCCTGCGCGCCTCGCGTGGCCAGGTGGCCTACGTGAAGGGCCTGGCCGGTGCCAGCCCGGGTGCCCGCTACACCGTGCTGCGCCCGACCGTTCGCTATACGCACCTGCTGCGCGCGGGCCTGTGCTGCGACACCTTCGGCCGTGACGACCTCGACGCGACCGGCCGCCACCAGGTCGACTGGGGCCGCTACTGGGCCAACGTGGTGATGCCCGACAAGGGCCAGGAAGTGCTGGGCCACGAGCTGATGCGGGTGACCGCCGGCACCGTGACCCGCGGCGAGGTGGACGGCATCCAGGCCAGCACCCTGCTGCTCGACGAGGAGGGCCGCGAGGTCCGCATCGGCGACCGCCTGGTGCCGGTCGACGTGCAGCCCTACGACCTGCAGTTCTTCCCGCACCCGCCTGCGCAGCAGACCGCGTATGGCAAGGCGCGCGTGCTCGCGGTCACCGACATGCTGACCTCGGGCGGTCCGCGCGACGTGGTGGCGCTGTCGGTCGGCGCCCGCGAGGGCGTCGACAACGGCACCGTGTTCTCGATCTGGCGCGAAGGCACCAACACCATCGACCGCGTGCACAAGGGCCTGGACCGCGACGAGGACACCGTGTTCTTCGAGAACAAGGTGCGCCTGCCCGACGAGTTCTCCGGCCACGTGATGGTGTTCCGCACCTTCGACCGCGTGAGCTACGGGCTGGTGATGGACAGCATCAAGCCGAGCCGCGTCGGCTACCACCTGAAGCACCCCGACGCGACGCACTGA
- the dprA gene encoding DNA-processing protein DprA produces MDPDASTALLRLVVAGGASAPRRALLDAHGDPAAALAAGPDAWRAAGLDREQRAVLAGRADSGQVALAQAWLAMPMHHVVGWHDPDYPALLRRVASPPLALFVAGDPLLAWHPGVAVVGSRTATAGGLKNASDFARAMATSGLAVASGLAAGIDTAAHLGALAAADGRTLAVLGTAIDDPYPRRNTALYGRIAASGAVISEHAPGSTPNKGAFPARNRILAGLTLGTLVVEAAWRSGALITARLAAECGREVFALPGSIHNPMARGCHRLIREGAALVETPAEVVGALAPLATVLGDALRGRLASPMSGAGSASEAPTGHDPPASHQHHRLWQALGHDPTGMDELGLRTGLTAADLSSMLLLMELEGRVTVEHGRYSRKSCQ; encoded by the coding sequence ATGGATCCCGATGCTTCCACCGCACTGCTGCGCCTGGTCGTGGCCGGCGGCGCCAGCGCACCGCGGCGCGCGCTGCTGGACGCGCATGGCGACCCGGCCGCCGCGCTCGCCGCGGGGCCTGACGCGTGGCGCGCTGCCGGCCTCGATCGGGAGCAGCGCGCCGTGCTTGCCGGGCGTGCCGACAGCGGCCAGGTGGCGCTCGCGCAGGCCTGGCTGGCCATGCCCATGCACCATGTGGTCGGCTGGCACGACCCCGACTATCCGGCACTGCTGCGGCGCGTGGCCAGCCCGCCGCTGGCCCTGTTCGTCGCCGGTGATCCGCTGCTGGCCTGGCATCCGGGCGTCGCCGTGGTGGGCAGCCGCACGGCCACCGCGGGTGGGCTGAAGAATGCCTCCGACTTCGCGCGCGCCATGGCGACGTCGGGGCTGGCCGTGGCCAGCGGCCTGGCCGCCGGCATCGACACCGCCGCACACCTCGGCGCGCTGGCCGCGGCGGACGGCCGCACCCTGGCCGTGCTCGGCACGGCCATCGACGACCCCTACCCGCGCCGCAACACCGCGCTGTACGGCCGCATCGCCGCCTCGGGCGCGGTGATCAGCGAGCACGCGCCGGGCAGCACGCCGAACAAGGGCGCGTTTCCGGCGCGCAACCGCATCCTGGCCGGCCTGACGCTGGGCACGCTGGTGGTGGAGGCGGCATGGCGCTCCGGGGCGCTGATCACCGCGCGGCTGGCGGCGGAGTGTGGCCGCGAGGTGTTCGCCCTGCCGGGCTCGATCCACAACCCCATGGCGCGCGGATGCCACCGCCTGATCCGCGAGGGTGCCGCGCTGGTCGAAACCCCCGCCGAAGTCGTCGGCGCGCTGGCTCCGCTGGCCACCGTGCTCGGTGACGCCTTGCGCGGTCGCCTGGCCAGCCCCATGTCAGGGGCCGGGAGCGCCAGCGAGGCGCCGACCGGACACGACCCGCCCGCCAGCCATCAACACCACCGCTTGTGGCAGGCACTGGGTCACGACCCAACCGGTATGGATGAACTGGGCCTGCGCACCGGATTGACGGCCGCGGACCTGTCCTCCATGCTGCTGCTCATGGAGCTTGAGGGTCGCGTCACGGTCGAACACGGACGGTATTCCCGAAAGTCTTGTCAGTAA
- a CDS encoding DUF494 family protein — protein sequence MKESILDVLLYLFEHYFTEDADLIRDRDSLQSGLLQAGFSPAETSKAFDWLDALAAQRPVSPVVRANGPTRMYAPRELDKLDVECRGFLLFLEQHGVVDADQRELVVDRAMALDQDELDLDDLKWVVLMVLFNQPGSEAAYAWMETQMFVDEPETVH from the coding sequence ATGAAAGAAAGCATCCTGGACGTCCTGCTCTATCTCTTCGAGCACTATTTCACCGAAGACGCGGATCTCATCCGTGACCGTGACTCCCTCCAGAGCGGCCTGCTCCAGGCCGGATTCAGCCCCGCCGAGACCAGCAAGGCCTTTGATTGGCTCGACGCGCTCGCCGCGCAACGCCCCGTGTCGCCTGTCGTCCGCGCCAACGGCCCCACCCGCATGTACGCCCCGCGCGAACTCGACAAGCTGGATGTCGAATGCCGCGGCTTCCTGCTGTTCCTGGAGCAGCACGGCGTGGTCGACGCCGACCAGCGCGAGCTGGTCGTGGACCGCGCCATGGCCCTGGACCAGGACGAGCTGGACCTGGACGACCTGAAATGGGTGGTCCTGATGGTGCTGTTCAACCAGCCCGGGTCCGAAGCCGCCTATGCGTGGATGGAAACCCAGATGTTCGTGGATGAGCCTGAAACCGTGCACTGA